The Prevotella melaninogenica region GTCTTCGTGTCTTCGTGTTATTTGCGCTATTCGTAGTTATTAAAGGTTCAAATCATAAAGTTCAATGTTAAAACCTCAAAGGTCAAAGACTCACTGGGGTATCTCGCTATCTACTCCCCTTCCCTTGGGGGAGGGGTAAGGGGGAGGGGCTACTTCTCCTTCCCCTTCCCCTTCTCCTTCCCCTTCTCCTTTTTCTTTGTTTTGTCACATTTTTTCGCACACTTCAAATCTGACACATGCTCTTTTAGCTTACAATTAACGCCCAATTGGCTTGCAAAAGATGCCCTTTTGAGCTCCAACTAACGCCCTTTTGGACCCTTACTAACGCCCTTATAAAACACAATCTTACAAGTATTTGATTCTCTGCAAGTTACAAGACCACCAAGATTAGCCCTTTTAAGACCATTTTTCGACCCAAAACACACCGACTTTTGTAAACATATTTCACTCCAACCCTACATTATCAACTAATTACCTCACCCCCAAAAAACCTGTTAAACATGTTACCCTGTCTCCTTGTTCCCCTGTTACTCTGTCTCCCATTACCCTGTCCACAAACAACTTGTTTACTCGTCAACTCGTTAACTTGTCTAACCCATTTGTTTTATCAACACAGCACCAATACGCTCAACGATACCAGTTACCAGTGCATTTCCCATTAGGAAAGCACGACGCATATCTGACACTCCTTCCGTATGATAATCTGGGAACATATTTAGCCGTTCTAACTCGAGTGGGGTAAGACGTCGATAACGTCCGTTGGGAGTATAAACAACATGTTTGAAGCGGGACGGTCCTTTACCTCCTTCACCTGTAATGATAGTACGTGACGGACGGTCAAGAAAGTCTGGAAAAGCCAAACTTCCCTCTGAATAGTTGTATTCGTAACCAGTTGTTTTATTAACTCTTTTCTCTGTTTTACTTCCTTTCAAGTATTCCCAGCGCGGTAGTTCTTCTTCAGGAATAAAGAACTCTGCTGGTATTTCTTTATCATCTAACAGTATATCACCCAACGTTAATAGCGGACCATCGTATTTTGCCTTAGCTTCAAGAGTTGTGACCTCCCTATTCTTCATAATACCTACATTCTCAAAAGGTGATTCCTTCTTACCTTTATTAAATGAGGATGAAACGGTAGACAAATCTCCTTCTATACGAAAACTTGTCTGTTGGTTTTTATAATCAATGCTCAATGGAAAAGCCTGTGCCATTACACCTTTAGACAGAATCCACTCCAAAGGGTTGTCTATCTGCTTAGTCATAGCAAGGTCATTCTTGTAACCTATGATATAAGTACGCTTACGACGTTGTGGCATACCATAGTCTGCAGCATTGATAATACGCCATTCTACAGTATAGCCAAGGTCATTTAATGAAGCAAGAATAATAGCAAAATCACGTCCACGCTGTGAAGCAGGCGACTTCAAGAGTCTATCTACGTTCTCAAAAAGCAAGTAGTTAGGCTTTTGTTTCATCTCGTCTAAGATTCGATATATCTGCCACCATAACACACCTTTCTTACCTTCAATACCGCCCGAACGCTTCAGAGTTGTTGCAACAGAATAGTCTTGGCATGGAAATCCGCCAACAAGCAAATCACATTGTGGTATCTCACTTGTTGGGACTGTTGCTATATCCTCGTTGCTGTGTCCTTGTTCTCCAAATCTATGGCAATACACTATAGAAGCATCCTGCCGCTTTGTAGATGGTTCCCACTGATTACTCCATATCGTTTTGTAATGCTCGGAAGCACGTTCTAATCCTACACGAAAGCCTCCAACACCTGCAAACAATTCTACAACTCGAATATCATCTTGTTTAGTTATAATATTAGAATCTACAGAGAATAGAGATAGTTCACGTATTGATTGTACCGTTTTCTTACAGTATTCTGCAATAGGTTCACATAGCACCCAATCGCCTTGATTTATACTGTATGTATTATTCTTTGTAGACATATTTATTTATTATTTTCAATAATGTTTGTTACGTATTCTTTGTTAAACCAATAACAGTATTTATCCGCTTTTCCTCCATTAGGATTATCTGCAGCGCCAAGATAACTGTTTTTTGTACCCTTTGGACGGACATGAAAGTGTTTGCCGTTTTTATTACTCCAACCAGCTTTCCAAAAGTAATCAAGTCCTATTTCATTTCTCAGTACATGTTTTCTGATGTCTAGCCAGTACTCCTCTGCTATTTTTAAGTCTTTTTGAGACATAGTCCAAAAGAAAGCCTTTTCTAAAATCATTGGTCCATAATCAAAGTGGAAACTTCCTGACTGAATATTCGGATGACGAAAAACCATAAAGAGGAATCTGCTAGAGAAAAGTTCATAGGTTGTTGAATCAAACCAATTATCATTATTGTATAACTCTTCATAATCAATATTCTCATACGACATAGCCTCTTTAAGTCTATTGTTTGAAAATACCGGTATTGTCTTCAGCCTTAAACCTGATTTAACAAATTCATCTGCCTTTTCTATATGTTGCTTACCACGTCCGTTAAATTTACCATCAGAGACTATCAAACATGATACCACATAATTGATATCTTTTGCATTAACCATCAAACCTGGCTGGTAATAATCAATAATATCTTGAACAGACTTTCCTATCCAAGGTTTAATTCTTTTCAATATAATGCCCTCTAGGGTGTCTCCTTTCAAATCAGTTTCTGACACAAGCCCTGTAGCTATTGAGGGAATCTCTATATTACTGACATCACTCCTTTTCTGATCTTTCACGTAGGAAAGTATCGTACGCATATAAGCTGGCTTCAAAGAGAAGGCACGTCTTGGTGCAGGGATATCAGAAAAAGGCTGTTTCCTATCTTTTTCTCCTTTTTTTCCTTTACGGCATGCAGCAAGGTAATCAGTATCTCCCTCTGACAGTTCGTGAGCTTCACCTTTCTTAATCTTATTGACAATAGTATCAAAATCTTGTCTTATAATTAACAAGTCTTTTTCTGGTAATTGCCAAATTACCGTATAGATATATCGTAAATCCCACTTACTTACACCTTTTTCATAAAGGTAGAATATAAGTAACATTATACGACACTTTAGATAAAAGAGAGATGTTTCAAACTGCTCGTTAACAACAGAACAGTAATCTATCATATCACAAACTAATCGTTCTTTTATCTGTAATTCTCCACCTTTGTTTTTCTTTAAGCCTGTTGCTTTCAGCTCTAATCCAGCCTCTTGAAAATCTGGAGTAGGGTCGTTGTTAATATCATACTTGAAGTAGTATTTTTCTATCATCTGTCCAAGACCACCTTTGCCTTGTCCTTGTAGATTCAGCTCCTTAAATAATGATTTATCAACAACTTCATTCAATGAATGCCCTATCAATCTTTTACTATATTCAAAGATTGAGGCAATACTTGTCTTATCGTACCCAAGGTTTTCCATTAATGACTTGATCTTTTGTTCACAAATATACAAACTTTTATAAACGTATTGTATTATTGGTTTAATTAGTTTATTTTTGATCACAAATTTTAGATCATTAACCAAGATTTAATCTTAAAATCTATATTAGCCATATACTATTCGGCATAGATATAGACACCTATACTAGGATAGAAACTTGTAATTCTAACGTAAGGGAGTTTCTTGGAATAGTCTTTTATAAACAAGTTACAAACAACTTATCTTTGTTCGTGGATTATTAGTTGATTATGACTATATTTGCATCGGAGAAGAAATATTCATCAATATACCTCCATAAAATGTAATCTTATAATAAAAGCAGAAATGAAACATATAACTTTAATCTTTTCTCTGATTTTGATAAGCTTGGCATCTGGTTGGTGTGAAAGTCAAAAGGAAATAGACTTTCTGAATAAGCAAAACAGAACTTCTACCCTATTATTATCGGACGGTGAGAAGACGTTGTTGCCTTACTTCTCTGGTGAGAATGCAACAGATTTATATACAGTTTATTTCCTTGGGCGTACAGAGAGAGAACGTCAATATTGGGATGTATATAATAAAAAAGGATTTTGGAAAGGCAAAGATAGTGAGCGGATACATCTGTACACCAAAGAGATAGAACAATATCTCAATGCGAAAAGAGAACAATATTATATCTTTTCTATTTGTATTAAAAAGAGTATGATAAAGGAAAACGCTGAAGATGAGTTTCAACCAAATAGTAACGCAATCTATAAAACCTATCTATTAACTGATGGGGAATGGATTATAGCAGATAGTTTCAACGTAAAAAACACTCCCAAAGAGACAGCAGACTATTTAATAAATATCATAAAGAAAAGAAGAAACATAAACGTTAAGACTCCCAAAAGAATCTACTAATAGTTGGTATTAACCTTTATGATATAAAAGAACTTGCATACTACATATATTTATACGCTTTAACTCTTTGCATTCCTTCCATGAATTGGCTATCTTTGCAACAGAAAACTCATTCATCAATTTGCTTCAAAAAGAATGAAAAAGATATTGTTATTACTGATGCTAATGATGTCGTTGCTTACTATTCATGCGCAAGCACCGACGATAGGAGGCGAATGGAAGGACAGCACGGGCAAACATATTAATGCACACGGCGGAAACATCATTCGCTATAAGGATACGTATTATTGGTATGGTGAGAGCCGTTCAGCGGATGGGAAGCCATATAGCTCGCTGGGAGTCAGCTGTTATACATCAAAGAATCTAACGAACTGGACGAACAGGGGGCTGGTGCTGCCTGTGAGCAATGAAGCAGGTAGCGACATCGAAGGAGGCTGTATCATTGAGCGACCAAAGGTGTTATATAATAAGCAGACACGGAAGTTTGTGATGTGGTTCCACTTGGAGTTGAAAGGACGTGGCTATGGGGCAGCTCGTGCTGGAGTTGCAGTGAGCGCCACACCACTTGGTCCATTCCGTTTTGTGCGGTCGGGACGTGTCAATGCAGGAATCTATCCAATAGGCTTCTCAAAGACTGACACAACAGACTTACGACAGCGGCTTCATGAGCCAGAAGATAAAGCATGGTGGACGCCTGCTTGGTACAAACAGATAGAGCGTGGAATGTTCTTTATGCGTGACTTGGAAGGCGGTCAGATGTCACGTGACATGACGATTTTTGTCGATGATGACGGTAAGGCATATCATATCTATTCATCGGAGGATAACCTCACCCTACATATTGCACAGCTCACTGACGACTATATGCAACATAATGGTACGTTTATACGTGTTGCAGCAGGAGGTCAGAATGAGGCTCCGACAATCTTCAAGAAAGACGATATATACTGGATGATAACAAGCGGTTGCACTGGTTGGGCACCAAATGCTGCTCGAATGTTCCGTGCAAAGAATATCTTTGGACCATGGGAACAATTGCCTAACCCCTGCCGTGGCGATGGTGCTGACAAGACTTTTGGTGCACAGGGTACATATATCTATAAGATTGAGACGACAGCAGCGAAGAAATTGTTTGGTGGTGCAGAGTATGTTTTTATGGCGGATATATGGAACCCAAAGCAGCTGAGTGATAGTAGACATCTTTGGTTACCCATTCGCTTTGAAGAGGGAAAGCCAGTGATACAGAAGTAATTCAGAATTCAGAATTCAGAATTCAAAATTATGATTACTTTGATAATTCAGAATTATTCGAACAAAGTTCTTATCAGTACGTCATAATTATGATTACCGATGTTGGAAAGGTCAAAATCAAATTTCAAACTTCAAAGATCAAAGGTCATAGGTCAAACCTCAAAAATCAAAGAATAAAAGAGTCAGACACCGTTGTCCGACTCTTTTATATACAATTTCTTTATGGCATAACCTTATTGAAGATCCTTCATTGTAACAGGCTGAGCAAGAGTAGCAAACTCAAGACCACCAGTGGTACACTCGATACCCTTAGCAGCATCCTTAATCTTATTGCCATTTACGGTCTCTGAGCCATCCATCTTGAAATAGAGTTCCAAGCCGTCAGACTTAGGATTAACACCTAACATATTCTGCTTAATCTGATTCTCGGTACGAGCAACACTCCATACACGAACCTCACTCATATAACCATAGAATGGACGCTCACCCCAAGGGAAGCCCGGAATCTTACCAATGTTGAAGCCAACATCAGCGTTAGGATCGAAACCAGAGATGTTCCATGCAGACTCCGCCCACTTCGTACCATTAAGGTACATAACGGTCTTACCCGTTGCTTGATCGAAGGTTACTGCCACATGATACCACTTATAAATCTGAAGTTTCTCAGGTGCTTCGTAGTGCTGTCTACCTGCTATCTGAAGAATACCAGCAGAGATTCCACCACCAACATCACCAACACGGAAAATCATCAGACCCTCAGAACCCATGATGGTACAGTTGCTGCCCCACCAGATAGAATGAACTAAAGCCTCGTAAGTAAATGACTTAAAGTAGGTTCCAGCAGGGAACTTCACAGAGATATACTTGTTATAGAAATCACCAGCCTTCGTAATCTTGACAGGTTTAGCCAAAACAATATACTCAACGTCCTCGCCATCAATGACAGGTGTAGAAGCAGAATGAAGCTTGATAGGCAACATATAGTTCTTACCAGCCTCTAACTGATCAAGATTATTAAGCGTCAACGACACCTTGTCAGCGTAGATGCTTCCTGCAGCTATCGTTGAAGAAGTCTTACTGAACGTAACATTCTGATGCTTGAAAGCAACATAGTCTGTTCCATACTTGCTATTATAAAGAGCAACCAGTGATGAGTCGGCAAGTGAATAAGAAACATCCACCGCCTCACCTTGCTTATTAGAAAGGCGAGAAGCAATATCAACATCTAAGCTTGAACCAGTGTCTGGCATTTCGACTTTCTGCAGATTACCATCAAAATAGACCTTCTGCTTCAACAAATCGCTCTCACTGTCCTGGCAACTCACCACACAGCATGCGGCAAACGCCACAGCAATATGTTTGAAAATATGCTTATTCATATTTGTATTCTATTAAAATTATTATGTGAGATTTACAATGTTAAGGTTGAGCGGTTTGCCCCATCCTCTCCTTGAACACCTGTTGGTTAATCTGAATTGCCTGACGCATCCACTTGTAGTTAGGGGTATTGTCATAGTCGTTATCGAAACGATAAGCACCTACTCCACCCTTGTAACCCTTAGAAGGCATACTTTTGGCTTGTCTTAACAACTGACCACCACTCTTGAAAGATGACTCAAAGTTATCGGTTGTGATAATTGTCTTTGGGTCAACACCATAGTAATCGAAATGAGTTACACGACCGTATGCCTGATCAATCCAGTAGTCAACATATCCATCTAAATCCTCAGTAAGTCCACCAAAGTGTCCATCAATACAGATAAGACGGTGGCCCTTGTGATCTGGATCACTCTTAGGACCGATGTACTTGTTCATCTCCTTTACCAAGTAAACGAGGTCGGCATTGGTACTGAGTGTACCATCCATATCGAAGACACCACTGCCAATCTCCCAGTCGATATCGTAACCGTCCCAGTCATTGGCTACCAATGAGTCACAGAGAGCCTTAGCAAAACGAGCCAAAGCCTGCTTATGGTTGTCAGAACCAGCAACACCCTCGTAGCCCCAGAACTTCCAACGCGCCTTCTTCTTAGCTTCTTCAACGCGAGCTTGGTCGTTTGCCCAACCCTCTTTCTCAGCCTGCTTCTCAACAGCAGTATAGACAGAGTCAGGAGTTCTACCCTTACCAATGTAAGACAAGAGTGTAACTTCCAAGAGTTTTGTACCCTTCACCTTCTGCACAAACTCCTTGTCCTTCTTCTGCTCAGGTGTAATATTAAAGCGGTTAGGTGCACCACTCCACATGGAAACAATGTCCATACTATCTGGCATAGAAGTAAGATAGCCACGGCGATAGGTACCTGCTGGCGACCAGTTAGAATACCAACCGAAGGCAACAGGACGACCATAGTTAACAGCTTGCTGCTTATAAGCTCTCAAATCGGCATAATACTTCTCGCTCTCAGCATTGTTCATCGTATTATATCCACCGATATGATCGTAAGGTTCGTTCTCTACCTCTGTCATCTTGCTACATCCACAGAAAAGGACTCCTGCACAGAGCAATACCAACGAACTGATGTATTTAAAGTTTTTCATATTCAAAATGCTTGATATTAATGATTCTTATTGTCCCACCACAAACGTGTTCCAGCCTTATCCAGACCGCCACGAAGTAGCTTGCGTGCACTCTCTAAGTTGGCGATATCCTCTGCCGATGTAGACTTATTAGTTGGGAAGCGCATACGACGGATGCCTACCTCGCTATCAACCTCACCGTTGCTATAGTTTGTAACCACACTATGCAACTTAGGATAACCTGTACGACGATACTCAGTCCAAGCCTCTTGTCCGTTAGGATAGAGTGCAATCCACTTCTGTATCATAATCTTCTCAAGTTTCTCCTCATCGGTTCCACTCCATGCTGTAGTAGCCTCTGTTACTGCTGGTACGTCAACATTCACACCTGGATTGGTGAGATGGAAACTGTAAGCAGATGGCTTGAGACCAGACGACATATAGTCTGCTACCTCAGAACTTGCAATACCATTCTCTTCAAATGACATCTCGATACCCTTCTCATAAAGTGACTCAGCAGTACCACCCACAGCGAATCCATGTAGAGCAGCCTCAGCCAAGAGGAAGTAAACCTCAGAAGCACGCATCCAATAAGTAGGAGTTGTACTTGTGATAGCTGGACGAGAAGAATCCTTGAAAGCATCGTTAGAACTTACGTCATGACCTGTTGGTACACCTGAATACTTTCCGTATGTGCCCACAGTCACAGCCTGAGAAACAGTACTTGTATTGAAGTACTTTGGCAAACGTGGGTCTTGATAACCACCTAAGTAAGCCAACATAGAAGAACCCATACGGCACTCGTTATACTGGTTGATAAGAACATCGAGGTTGTTCTTGAACTCCAAGCTTGCACCTCTCTCCATCTTAGCCTCATCATCCTTGATCTTCATCACGCCATAAGAATGATTGACAGCCTGTAAAGCATACTTCTTTGAGAGTGCAGCATCAGCATAATAAACACGCATAGCAAGACGTAACATCAAAGAGTTAGCATACACAACCCACTTGTGAACGTCGCCTGCATAGACAGCATCAGCATTTGGCAAGAGTTTGCTGTTACCATTATCAGCGTACTTTGTCAACACCTCAATAGCATCTGAGAGTTCCTTGAACATTGCCTTATACACTTCTTCCTGACTATCGTATGGCACAGTGATAAGTCCTTTACCTGCCTCCTTATAAGGGATAGGTCCGAACATATCGGTAGCCTTATGCCATGCAGAGATTTTCAGGATCTGTGCTAAGGCGAAAACCTCTGGGAACTGAGTCTCAGTCTTACCCTTTAAGTCTTGCCACAAAGGTACAACAGTAGAGTAAGACTCGGTATAAGACGATGCTACCCAACCATCCTTGAGGAAATAGTTGAGGTTATTAGGACCACCCCAGTTATTATTCTGACCGAAATAACCACTCCAACAATCTGCTGCAAGGTTATAGGCTGTTTGATATCTATTAGCAACACTGGTACCATCTGCCTGTGTTCCTACTGGGAAGACGCATTTCTGCATGGCGGTTATAGGACCCCCAATAGAAATACCATCCATCAATCCCTCCTCTGGGAGGAGTTCAAATTCGTTAGTGTTTACCTTTTGGAAGTCACAAGCCGTAAACAAGGACAGCGCAAGGACACCTACGATATATTTATATGCTTTTGTCTTCATGTTCAATTAGAATTTAAATTTAACACTGAAACCATAACTCTTCAGACTTGGCTGCATGAAATAGTCATTGCCCTGTCCGTATGTACCTGTTGAAGCTGTAAGCTCTGGATCGAAAGGTGCTTTACAATAAATCATCCATGGATTTGTAGCCACAAATGAAAGTGTCAAATCCTTAATGACATTATTAAACAGTTTTGAATTAAACTTATAGCTCAAAGTAAGTTCCTGCAAACGAACGTTTGTTGCGCTGTAGGTATAGTAACCTGCGAGGTCGTTCTCACCTGTTGCAACAAGTGTATAATACTTCTTTGCATCATACAAGCCCTGATTTGGAATCATCACACCACCTGCATCTCTTGCATCAGCTGATGCCTTAGACACACCAAAACGGTCTAACAATGCCTGTGTTGAAGAAGTAACAACACCGCCAAAGCGTGCATTAATCAAGAAGCTAAGCCCAAAGTTCTTATAGGTGAAGTTATTGTTCCAACCCATTGTGAAGTCTGGGGTAGTCTTACCTAAGTAGATAGGCTCAACTGTCTCTAAGTTCATACCGCCTGATGGACTAACATTTACAAAGCCTTGATTGTCCTTTGCCAATACCTTTCTTGCATAAATATCGTTGATAGAACCGCCCACCTTGAGCAGTACACGACCATTATCCTTTGATACCTCAGGGATATTGAGAGGTTTAGGACTCAATGGATGATAGTAGTCCTTCACCATTTCCTTAATCTCATTGACGTTCTTAGAATAAACCAATGATGAGTTCCACTGCAGACCTCCGAAGTTATCGTTATAACCTAATGCCATCTCGACACCACGGTTCTCTACATTACCTGCCTGCAAGTAAACAGCCTTGTAACCAGAACTCTCTGGCAATTCACCGATAAAGGTTTGGTTGTAAGTATTAGACTTGTACCAAGTGAAGTCGAATGACAACTTCTTCCAGAAACGAGCAGTCAAACCGAACTCGTATGACTTTGTTCGCTCTGCCTTATAATCAGTAAATGGATAGATATCAGTAGACTTCAAGCTACCACCCACGATTGGAGTTGTAATAGTGCCTGGTGTCATACCTGAACGTGAAACAGGTGAACCAACCTCTGTGTAAGAACCACGAACCTTCAAATAAGAAATAAATGAAGGGAGTTTTGTCATCTCTGAGATAATACCAGATAAACCAACTGATGGATAGAAGAATGATTCCTCAGATGAGTTTACAAGGCGTGAGTTCCAGTCGTTACGACCTGTCAAAGTAAGATAAACCATACTTCTCCAACCCAATTCGGCACTTGCAAAAGCTGCAACGTTGCGTACCTTTGAGTCACCACCACCTTCACGAATCTTACTATCACTTGGGTTAATATTGTTCAAAGAGAACTTATTTGGCACTAATACTAAGTTACCACCATAACCACGAGTAAGAGAAGCATAGTCAGAATAGCTATAACCAACGTTGGCAGCAAGACTAAACTTACCAAAGGTCTTATTGATATTAGCAATAGCATCAATATAGGTCTGATGGTCCTTGTAGTCATAATACTCATAAGCACCCTTCTCCTTTGCAAAGTAGTTGAACGAAGAAGCATAAATCTTACGCTCGCTTGTGATAAACGTCTTGTCGAGACGGATACGACCTGCAACGCTCAACCAATCAAAGATGTTATAGGTAAGACCAGCATTG contains the following coding sequences:
- a CDS encoding glycoside hydrolase family 43 protein, encoding MKKILLLLMLMMSLLTIHAQAPTIGGEWKDSTGKHINAHGGNIIRYKDTYYWYGESRSADGKPYSSLGVSCYTSKNLTNWTNRGLVLPVSNEAGSDIEGGCIIERPKVLYNKQTRKFVMWFHLELKGRGYGAARAGVAVSATPLGPFRFVRSGRVNAGIYPIGFSKTDTTDLRQRLHEPEDKAWWTPAWYKQIERGMFFMRDLEGGQMSRDMTIFVDDDGKAYHIYSSEDNLTLHIAQLTDDYMQHNGTFIRVAAGGQNEAPTIFKKDDIYWMITSGCTGWAPNAARMFRAKNIFGPWEQLPNPCRGDGADKTFGAQGTYIYKIETTAAKKLFGGAEYVFMADIWNPKQLSDSRHLWLPIRFEEGKPVIQK
- a CDS encoding RagB/SusD family nutrient uptake outer membrane protein — translated: MKTKAYKYIVGVLALSLFTACDFQKVNTNEFELLPEEGLMDGISIGGPITAMQKCVFPVGTQADGTSVANRYQTAYNLAADCWSGYFGQNNNWGGPNNLNYFLKDGWVASSYTESYSTVVPLWQDLKGKTETQFPEVFALAQILKISAWHKATDMFGPIPYKEAGKGLITVPYDSQEEVYKAMFKELSDAIEVLTKYADNGNSKLLPNADAVYAGDVHKWVVYANSLMLRLAMRVYYADAALSKKYALQAVNHSYGVMKIKDDEAKMERGASLEFKNNLDVLINQYNECRMGSSMLAYLGGYQDPRLPKYFNTSTVSQAVTVGTYGKYSGVPTGHDVSSNDAFKDSSRPAITSTTPTYWMRASEVYFLLAEAALHGFAVGGTAESLYEKGIEMSFEENGIASSEVADYMSSGLKPSAYSFHLTNPGVNVDVPAVTEATTAWSGTDEEKLEKIMIQKWIALYPNGQEAWTEYRRTGYPKLHSVVTNYSNGEVDSEVGIRRMRFPTNKSTSAEDIANLESARKLLRGGLDKAGTRLWWDNKNH
- the dcm gene encoding DNA (cytosine-5-)-methyltransferase, whose product is MSTKNNTYSINQGDWVLCEPIAEYCKKTVQSIRELSLFSVDSNIITKQDDIRVVELFAGVGGFRVGLERASEHYKTIWSNQWEPSTKRQDASIVYCHRFGEQGHSNEDIATVPTSEIPQCDLLVGGFPCQDYSVATTLKRSGGIEGKKGVLWWQIYRILDEMKQKPNYLLFENVDRLLKSPASQRGRDFAIILASLNDLGYTVEWRIINAADYGMPQRRKRTYIIGYKNDLAMTKQIDNPLEWILSKGVMAQAFPLSIDYKNQQTSFRIEGDLSTVSSSFNKGKKESPFENVGIMKNREVTTLEAKAKYDGPLLTLGDILLDDKEIPAEFFIPEEELPRWEYLKGSKTEKRVNKTTGYEYNYSEGSLAFPDFLDRPSRTIITGEGGKGPSRFKHVVYTPNGRYRRLTPLELERLNMFPDYHTEGVSDMRRAFLMGNALVTGIVERIGAVLIKQMG
- a CDS encoding glycoside hydrolase family 18 yields the protein MKNFKYISSLVLLCAGVLFCGCSKMTEVENEPYDHIGGYNTMNNAESEKYYADLRAYKQQAVNYGRPVAFGWYSNWSPAGTYRRGYLTSMPDSMDIVSMWSGAPNRFNITPEQKKDKEFVQKVKGTKLLEVTLLSYIGKGRTPDSVYTAVEKQAEKEGWANDQARVEEAKKKARWKFWGYEGVAGSDNHKQALARFAKALCDSLVANDWDGYDIDWEIGSGVFDMDGTLSTNADLVYLVKEMNKYIGPKSDPDHKGHRLICIDGHFGGLTEDLDGYVDYWIDQAYGRVTHFDYYGVDPKTIITTDNFESSFKSGGQLLRQAKSMPSKGYKGGVGAYRFDNDYDNTPNYKWMRQAIQINQQVFKERMGQTAQP
- a CDS encoding Sau3AI family type II restriction endonuclease, which gives rise to MENLGYDKTSIASIFEYSKRLIGHSLNEVVDKSLFKELNLQGQGKGGLGQMIEKYYFKYDINNDPTPDFQEAGLELKATGLKKNKGGELQIKERLVCDMIDYCSVVNEQFETSLFYLKCRIMLLIFYLYEKGVSKWDLRYIYTVIWQLPEKDLLIIRQDFDTIVNKIKKGEAHELSEGDTDYLAACRKGKKGEKDRKQPFSDIPAPRRAFSLKPAYMRTILSYVKDQKRSDVSNIEIPSIATGLVSETDLKGDTLEGIILKRIKPWIGKSVQDIIDYYQPGLMVNAKDINYVVSCLIVSDGKFNGRGKQHIEKADEFVKSGLRLKTIPVFSNNRLKEAMSYENIDYEELYNNDNWFDSTTYELFSSRFLFMVFRHPNIQSGSFHFDYGPMILEKAFFWTMSQKDLKIAEEYWLDIRKHVLRNEIGLDYFWKAGWSNKNGKHFHVRPKGTKNSYLGAADNPNGGKADKYCYWFNKEYVTNIIENNK
- a CDS encoding SusC/RagA family TonB-linked outer membrane protein, which produces MRMIHETKQKHLYFSFAFALSIALAPTSAYAVGNPVGSPEASMPQAVQQNGNHKVTGRVVDSAGEPLIGATIMVEGTKEGAVTDIDGNFTINTTSKAKLVISYVGYTTQTILVGDKTTIDVTLKEVANTMNEVVVTALGIKRAEKALSYNVQSVGSNELTRNKDANFVNSLNGKVAGVSISKSASGVGGATRVIMRGAKSIEGDNNVLYVIDGIPIFNFSGGRDSGIMGEGRVSSEGIADFNPEDIESISVLAGPSAAALYGSNAANGAILITTKKGKEGRVDISFSSSADFSSPLLMPEFQNTYGNKLGSYESWGEKLATPSSYDPKKDFFRTGTNFINALTLNMGNEFNQTFASVATTNSRGIVPNNTYDRYNFTIRNTTRMFKNKVQLDLGASYIKQKDNNMVSQGEYWNPIVAAYLFPRGESFEGIKTFERYDNVRNFPTQYWPISDSRFANQNPYWTAYRNLAPDDKDRFMFNAGLTYNIFDWLSVAGRIRLDKTFITSERKIYASSFNYFAKEKGAYEYYDYKDHQTYIDAIANINKTFGKFSLAANVGYSYSDYASLTRGYGGNLVLVPNKFSLNNINPSDSKIREGGGDSKVRNVAAFASAELGWRSMVYLTLTGRNDWNSRLVNSSEESFFYPSVGLSGIISEMTKLPSFISYLKVRGSYTEVGSPVSRSGMTPGTITTPIVGGSLKSTDIYPFTDYKAERTKSYEFGLTARFWKKLSFDFTWYKSNTYNQTFIGELPESSGYKAVYLQAGNVENRGVEMALGYNDNFGGLQWNSSLVYSKNVNEIKEMVKDYYHPLSPKPLNIPEVSKDNGRVLLKVGGSINDIYARKVLAKDNQGFVNVSPSGGMNLETVEPIYLGKTTPDFTMGWNNNFTYKNFGLSFLINARFGGVVTSSTQALLDRFGVSKASADARDAGGVMIPNQGLYDAKKYYTLVATGENDLAGYYTYSATNVRLQELTLSYKFNSKLFNNVIKDLTLSFVATNPWMIYCKAPFDPELTASTGTYGQGNDYFMQPSLKSYGFSVKFKF
- a CDS encoding DUF1735 and LamG domain-containing protein, whose translation is MNKHIFKHIAVAFAACCVVSCQDSESDLLKQKVYFDGNLQKVEMPDTGSSLDVDIASRLSNKQGEAVDVSYSLADSSLVALYNSKYGTDYVAFKHQNVTFSKTSSTIAAGSIYADKVSLTLNNLDQLEAGKNYMLPIKLHSASTPVIDGEDVEYIVLAKPVKITKAGDFYNKYISVKFPAGTYFKSFTYEALVHSIWWGSNCTIMGSEGLMIFRVGDVGGGISAGILQIAGRQHYEAPEKLQIYKWYHVAVTFDQATGKTVMYLNGTKWAESAWNISGFDPNADVGFNIGKIPGFPWGERPFYGYMSEVRVWSVARTENQIKQNMLGVNPKSDGLELYFKMDGSETVNGNKIKDAAKGIECTTGGLEFATLAQPVTMKDLQ